Proteins found in one Anas platyrhynchos isolate ZD024472 breed Pekin duck chromosome 18, IASCAAS_PekinDuck_T2T, whole genome shotgun sequence genomic segment:
- the TRIM32 gene encoding E3 ubiquitin-protein ligase TRIM32 isoform X2 — MASAPHLNSDALREVLECPICMESFTEEHLRPKLLHCGHTICKQCLEKLLANSINGIRCPFCSKITRITNLAQLTDNLTVLKIIDTAGLGEVVGLLMCKVCGRRLPRHFCKSCGLVLCEPCKEASHVPQGHSVIAIKEAAEERRREFGTRLARLRELMDDLQKRKASLEGVSRDLQSRYKAVLQDYSKEERKIQEELARSRKFFTTSLSEVEKVNNQVMEEQAYLLNLAEVQILSRCDYFLAKIKQGDIALLEEAADEEEPELTNSLPRELTLQEVELLKVSHVGPLQIGQVVKKPRTVNVEESLMETASSSSSSVSFREPELQEEASCTPHASPAKPRMPEAAASIQQCHFIKRMGSKGSLPGMFNLPVSLHVTQQGEVLVADRGNYRIQVFTRKGFLKEIRRSPSGIDSFVLSFLGADLPNLTPLSVTMNCHGLIGVTDSYDNSVKVYTMDGHCVACHRSQLSKPWGIAALPSGQFVVTDVEGGKLWCFTVDRGVGVVKYSCLCSAVRPKFVTCDAEGTIYFTQGLGLNLENRQYEHHLEGGFSIGSVGPDGQLGRQISHFFSENEDFRCIAGMCVDARGDLIVADSSRKEILHFPKGGGYNILIREGLTCPVGIAITPKGQLLVLDCWDHCIKIYSYHLRRYSTP, encoded by the coding sequence ATGGCTTCTGCCCCTCATCTCAACTCGGATGCGCTCCGCGAGGTCCTGGAGTGCCCCATCTGCATGGAGTCCTTCACCGAGGAGCACCTGAGGCCCAAGCTCTTACACTGCGGGCACACCATCTGCAAGCAGTgcctggagaagctgctggCTAACAGCATCAATGGCATACGCTGCCCCTTCTGCAGCAAAATCACCCGCATCACCAACCTGGCCCAGCTGACCGACAACCTGACGGTGCTGAAGATCATAGACaccgcggggctgggggaggtggTGGGGCTGCTCATGTGCAAGGTCTGCGGGAGGAGGCTGCCCAGGCACTTCTGCAAGAGCTGTGGCTTGGTTCTGTGTGAGCCCTGCAAGGAGGCATCGCACGTGCCCCAAGGGCACAGCGTCATCGCCATCAAAGAGGCCGCTGAGGAGCGTAGGAGGGAATTTGGGACAAGGCTTGCCAGGCTTCGGGAGCTCATGGATGatctgcagaaaaggaaagcatCTCTGGAGGGTGTTTCGAGAGACCTGCAGTCGAGATACAAGGCAGTTCTGCAGGATTACAGCAAAGAAGAGCGCAAGATCCAGGAAGAACTTGCCAGGTCACGCAAGTTCTTCACCACCTCTTTATCTGAAGTGGAGAAGGTAAATAATCAGGTAATGGAGGAACAAGCTTATCTGCTGAACTTAGCAGAAGTGCAGATTCTGTCTCGCTGTGATTATTTCCTCGCCAAAATAAAGCAGGGAGATATAGCTCTGCTGGAGGAGGCGGCAGATGAGGAGGAGCCCGAGCTGACGAACAGTCTCCCGAGGGAGCTGACCCTGCAGGAGGTTGAGCTCCTGAAGGTGAGCCACGTGGGGCCACTGCAGATCGGGCAGGTGGTGAAGAAACCCCGGACGGTGAACGTGGAGGAATCGCTGATGGAAAccgcatcctcctcctcctcctcggtgTCGTTCCGGGAGcctgagctgcaggaggaggccaGCTGCACGCCGCATGCCTCCCCAGCCAAGCCGAGGATGCCCGAAGCGGCCGCAAGCATCCAGCAGTGTCACTTCATCAAGAGGATGGGTTCCAAGGGCAGCCTGCCGGGGATGTTCAATCTGCCCGTCAGCCTCCACGTCACTCAGCAAGGAGAGGTGCTCGTGGCAGACCGAGGCAACTACCGAATCCAGGTTTTCACCCGCAAGGGCTTCCTGAAGGAGATCCGCCGGAGCCCTAGCGGAATCGACAGCTTCGTGCTCAGCTTCCTCGGGGCAGACTTGCCCAATCTGACTCCCCTCTCGGTCACCATGAACTGCCACGGCCTGATAGGCGTGACCGACAGCTACGACAACTCGGTCAAGGTGTACACCATGGACGGCCACTGCGTGGCGTGCCACAGGAGCCAGCTGAGCAAGCCCTGGGGCATTGCGGCGCTGCCTTCCGGGCAGTTCGTGGTCACTGACGTGGAAGGGGGGAAGCTCTGGTGCTTCACCGTGGACcgtggggtgggggtggtgAAGTACAGCTGCTTGTGCAGCGCGGTGCGCCCCAAATTTGTCACCTGCGATGCCGAGGGGACCATCTACTtcacccaggggctggggctgaacCTGGAGAACCGCCAGTACGAGCACCACCTGGAAGGGGGCTTCTCCATCGGCTCCGTCGGCCCCGACGGGCAGCTGGGACGCCAGATCAGCCACTTCTTCTCCGAGAATGAAGACTTCAGGTGCATCGCTGGGATGTGCGTGGATGCCAGGGGAGACCTGATCGTTGCCGACAGCAGCCGGAAAGAAATCCTGCATTTTCCCAAAGGAGGAGGCTACAATATCTTGATCCGCGAAGGACTCACCTGTCCTGTTGGCATTGCCATTACCCCCAAagggcagctgctggtgctggacTGCTGGGATCATTGCATTAAGATCTACAGTTACCACCTGAGAAGATATTCCACCCCTTAA
- the TRIM32 gene encoding E3 ubiquitin-protein ligase TRIM32 isoform X3 yields the protein MRAVIGALWNKCEYRAWHRLKAASKAMASAPHLNSDALREVLECPICMESFTEEHLRPKLLHCGHTICKQCLEKLLANSINGIRCPFCSKITRITNLAQLTDNLTVLKIIDTAGLGEVVGLLMCKVCGRRLPRHFCKSCGLVLCEPCKEASHVPQGHSVIAIKEAAEERRREFGTRLARLRELMDDLQKRKASLEGVSRDLQSRYKAVLQDYSKEERKIQEELARSRKFFTTSLSEVEKVNNQVMEEQAYLLNLAEVQILSRCDYFLAKIKQGDIALLEEAADEEEPELTNSLPRELTLQEVELLKVSHVGPLQIGQVVKKPRTVNVEESLMETASSSSSSVSFREPELQEEASCTPHASPAKPRMPEAAASIQQCHFIKRMGSKGSLPGMFNLPVSLHVTQQGEVLVADRGNYRIQVFTRKGFLKEIRRSPSGIDSFVLSFLGADLPNLTPLSVTMNCHGLIGVTDSYDNSVKVYTMDGHCVACHRSQLSKPWGIAALPSGQFVVTDVEGGKLWCFTVDRGVGVVKYSCLCSAVRPKFVTCDAEGTIYFTQGLGLNLENRQYEHHLEGGFSIGSVGPDGQLGRQISHFFSENEDFRCIAGMCVDARGDLIVADSSRKEILHFPKGGGYNILIREGLTCPVGIAITPKGQLLVLDCWDHCIKIYSYHLRRYSTP from the exons ATGAGGGCAGT AATTGGAGCTCTTTGGAATAAATGTGAGTACCGGGCTTGGCACAGGCTAAAGGCGGCTTCGAAAGCCATGGCTTCTGCCCCTCATCTCAACTCGGATGCGCTCCGCGAGGTCCTGGAGTGCCCCATCTGCATGGAGTCCTTCACCGAGGAGCACCTGAGGCCCAAGCTCTTACACTGCGGGCACACCATCTGCAAGCAGTgcctggagaagctgctggCTAACAGCATCAATGGCATACGCTGCCCCTTCTGCAGCAAAATCACCCGCATCACCAACCTGGCCCAGCTGACCGACAACCTGACGGTGCTGAAGATCATAGACaccgcggggctgggggaggtggTGGGGCTGCTCATGTGCAAGGTCTGCGGGAGGAGGCTGCCCAGGCACTTCTGCAAGAGCTGTGGCTTGGTTCTGTGTGAGCCCTGCAAGGAGGCATCGCACGTGCCCCAAGGGCACAGCGTCATCGCCATCAAAGAGGCCGCTGAGGAGCGTAGGAGGGAATTTGGGACAAGGCTTGCCAGGCTTCGGGAGCTCATGGATGatctgcagaaaaggaaagcatCTCTGGAGGGTGTTTCGAGAGACCTGCAGTCGAGATACAAGGCAGTTCTGCAGGATTACAGCAAAGAAGAGCGCAAGATCCAGGAAGAACTTGCCAGGTCACGCAAGTTCTTCACCACCTCTTTATCTGAAGTGGAGAAGGTAAATAATCAGGTAATGGAGGAACAAGCTTATCTGCTGAACTTAGCAGAAGTGCAGATTCTGTCTCGCTGTGATTATTTCCTCGCCAAAATAAAGCAGGGAGATATAGCTCTGCTGGAGGAGGCGGCAGATGAGGAGGAGCCCGAGCTGACGAACAGTCTCCCGAGGGAGCTGACCCTGCAGGAGGTTGAGCTCCTGAAGGTGAGCCACGTGGGGCCACTGCAGATCGGGCAGGTGGTGAAGAAACCCCGGACGGTGAACGTGGAGGAATCGCTGATGGAAAccgcatcctcctcctcctcctcggtgTCGTTCCGGGAGcctgagctgcaggaggaggccaGCTGCACGCCGCATGCCTCCCCAGCCAAGCCGAGGATGCCCGAAGCGGCCGCAAGCATCCAGCAGTGTCACTTCATCAAGAGGATGGGTTCCAAGGGCAGCCTGCCGGGGATGTTCAATCTGCCCGTCAGCCTCCACGTCACTCAGCAAGGAGAGGTGCTCGTGGCAGACCGAGGCAACTACCGAATCCAGGTTTTCACCCGCAAGGGCTTCCTGAAGGAGATCCGCCGGAGCCCTAGCGGAATCGACAGCTTCGTGCTCAGCTTCCTCGGGGCAGACTTGCCCAATCTGACTCCCCTCTCGGTCACCATGAACTGCCACGGCCTGATAGGCGTGACCGACAGCTACGACAACTCGGTCAAGGTGTACACCATGGACGGCCACTGCGTGGCGTGCCACAGGAGCCAGCTGAGCAAGCCCTGGGGCATTGCGGCGCTGCCTTCCGGGCAGTTCGTGGTCACTGACGTGGAAGGGGGGAAGCTCTGGTGCTTCACCGTGGACcgtggggtgggggtggtgAAGTACAGCTGCTTGTGCAGCGCGGTGCGCCCCAAATTTGTCACCTGCGATGCCGAGGGGACCATCTACTtcacccaggggctggggctgaacCTGGAGAACCGCCAGTACGAGCACCACCTGGAAGGGGGCTTCTCCATCGGCTCCGTCGGCCCCGACGGGCAGCTGGGACGCCAGATCAGCCACTTCTTCTCCGAGAATGAAGACTTCAGGTGCATCGCTGGGATGTGCGTGGATGCCAGGGGAGACCTGATCGTTGCCGACAGCAGCCGGAAAGAAATCCTGCATTTTCCCAAAGGAGGAGGCTACAATATCTTGATCCGCGAAGGACTCACCTGTCCTGTTGGCATTGCCATTACCCCCAAagggcagctgctggtgctggacTGCTGGGATCATTGCATTAAGATCTACAGTTACCACCTGAGAAGATATTCCACCCCTTAA
- the TRIM32 gene encoding E3 ubiquitin-protein ligase TRIM32 isoform X1, whose translation MATTALKNRTKTIGALWNKCEYRAWHRLKAASKAMASAPHLNSDALREVLECPICMESFTEEHLRPKLLHCGHTICKQCLEKLLANSINGIRCPFCSKITRITNLAQLTDNLTVLKIIDTAGLGEVVGLLMCKVCGRRLPRHFCKSCGLVLCEPCKEASHVPQGHSVIAIKEAAEERRREFGTRLARLRELMDDLQKRKASLEGVSRDLQSRYKAVLQDYSKEERKIQEELARSRKFFTTSLSEVEKVNNQVMEEQAYLLNLAEVQILSRCDYFLAKIKQGDIALLEEAADEEEPELTNSLPRELTLQEVELLKVSHVGPLQIGQVVKKPRTVNVEESLMETASSSSSSVSFREPELQEEASCTPHASPAKPRMPEAAASIQQCHFIKRMGSKGSLPGMFNLPVSLHVTQQGEVLVADRGNYRIQVFTRKGFLKEIRRSPSGIDSFVLSFLGADLPNLTPLSVTMNCHGLIGVTDSYDNSVKVYTMDGHCVACHRSQLSKPWGIAALPSGQFVVTDVEGGKLWCFTVDRGVGVVKYSCLCSAVRPKFVTCDAEGTIYFTQGLGLNLENRQYEHHLEGGFSIGSVGPDGQLGRQISHFFSENEDFRCIAGMCVDARGDLIVADSSRKEILHFPKGGGYNILIREGLTCPVGIAITPKGQLLVLDCWDHCIKIYSYHLRRYSTP comes from the exons ATGGCAACCACGGCACtgaaaaacagaaccaaaac AATTGGAGCTCTTTGGAATAAATGTGAGTACCGGGCTTGGCACAGGCTAAAGGCGGCTTCGAAAGCCATGGCTTCTGCCCCTCATCTCAACTCGGATGCGCTCCGCGAGGTCCTGGAGTGCCCCATCTGCATGGAGTCCTTCACCGAGGAGCACCTGAGGCCCAAGCTCTTACACTGCGGGCACACCATCTGCAAGCAGTgcctggagaagctgctggCTAACAGCATCAATGGCATACGCTGCCCCTTCTGCAGCAAAATCACCCGCATCACCAACCTGGCCCAGCTGACCGACAACCTGACGGTGCTGAAGATCATAGACaccgcggggctgggggaggtggTGGGGCTGCTCATGTGCAAGGTCTGCGGGAGGAGGCTGCCCAGGCACTTCTGCAAGAGCTGTGGCTTGGTTCTGTGTGAGCCCTGCAAGGAGGCATCGCACGTGCCCCAAGGGCACAGCGTCATCGCCATCAAAGAGGCCGCTGAGGAGCGTAGGAGGGAATTTGGGACAAGGCTTGCCAGGCTTCGGGAGCTCATGGATGatctgcagaaaaggaaagcatCTCTGGAGGGTGTTTCGAGAGACCTGCAGTCGAGATACAAGGCAGTTCTGCAGGATTACAGCAAAGAAGAGCGCAAGATCCAGGAAGAACTTGCCAGGTCACGCAAGTTCTTCACCACCTCTTTATCTGAAGTGGAGAAGGTAAATAATCAGGTAATGGAGGAACAAGCTTATCTGCTGAACTTAGCAGAAGTGCAGATTCTGTCTCGCTGTGATTATTTCCTCGCCAAAATAAAGCAGGGAGATATAGCTCTGCTGGAGGAGGCGGCAGATGAGGAGGAGCCCGAGCTGACGAACAGTCTCCCGAGGGAGCTGACCCTGCAGGAGGTTGAGCTCCTGAAGGTGAGCCACGTGGGGCCACTGCAGATCGGGCAGGTGGTGAAGAAACCCCGGACGGTGAACGTGGAGGAATCGCTGATGGAAAccgcatcctcctcctcctcctcggtgTCGTTCCGGGAGcctgagctgcaggaggaggccaGCTGCACGCCGCATGCCTCCCCAGCCAAGCCGAGGATGCCCGAAGCGGCCGCAAGCATCCAGCAGTGTCACTTCATCAAGAGGATGGGTTCCAAGGGCAGCCTGCCGGGGATGTTCAATCTGCCCGTCAGCCTCCACGTCACTCAGCAAGGAGAGGTGCTCGTGGCAGACCGAGGCAACTACCGAATCCAGGTTTTCACCCGCAAGGGCTTCCTGAAGGAGATCCGCCGGAGCCCTAGCGGAATCGACAGCTTCGTGCTCAGCTTCCTCGGGGCAGACTTGCCCAATCTGACTCCCCTCTCGGTCACCATGAACTGCCACGGCCTGATAGGCGTGACCGACAGCTACGACAACTCGGTCAAGGTGTACACCATGGACGGCCACTGCGTGGCGTGCCACAGGAGCCAGCTGAGCAAGCCCTGGGGCATTGCGGCGCTGCCTTCCGGGCAGTTCGTGGTCACTGACGTGGAAGGGGGGAAGCTCTGGTGCTTCACCGTGGACcgtggggtgggggtggtgAAGTACAGCTGCTTGTGCAGCGCGGTGCGCCCCAAATTTGTCACCTGCGATGCCGAGGGGACCATCTACTtcacccaggggctggggctgaacCTGGAGAACCGCCAGTACGAGCACCACCTGGAAGGGGGCTTCTCCATCGGCTCCGTCGGCCCCGACGGGCAGCTGGGACGCCAGATCAGCCACTTCTTCTCCGAGAATGAAGACTTCAGGTGCATCGCTGGGATGTGCGTGGATGCCAGGGGAGACCTGATCGTTGCCGACAGCAGCCGGAAAGAAATCCTGCATTTTCCCAAAGGAGGAGGCTACAATATCTTGATCCGCGAAGGACTCACCTGTCCTGTTGGCATTGCCATTACCCCCAAagggcagctgctggtgctggacTGCTGGGATCATTGCATTAAGATCTACAGTTACCACCTGAGAAGATATTCCACCCCTTAA